Within Spinacia oleracea cultivar Varoflay chromosome 4, BTI_SOV_V1, whole genome shotgun sequence, the genomic segment atttaaaataaaaatttcataaggtagtaaatacaaaaatggtgtatttttaaggtagtaaatacaagtGTTAATAGTGTTTGATTCAATTAAAGAGCTACatatataattaaaatcattttttttggttcgaatgagccacaagggcggggatgagaatcgatcaaAGGATCACCTGTAACCGGGATGGaaactctaaccaactgagctatccatcactctcataATTAAAAGCATTGATAGTAATTTAATAACatatattattagttattattgaAACCCTATGTGAATCGATCACATGTGAgttgtcccacattggaaaaagaggagaattatcactaaaaaataagatttgttttatcactaaaaaatacataacttttacattatatggttaacttttaaaaaattgaaGTTAATTTTACTTTGatgtataatatttattgtacaccatatttaaataagaattagCGTTGCCGTTTTCATGAACAACCCAAAATTTACTCAATCACACGGTATCAGTATGTTCCAAAGTTGCTAAAATGGTCCCAAAGTCTGATACACAATAATAAGTGTACATAAACATACGTACAGTACGTGTTTACGTGGTAATCCCGTAGTAATAAACCTTAGGTACGTTTAATTTTCAAACTCGTCAACTTTACTATAAATAGATAGTCTTTCTACCATGATCATACACCATCATTCAATTCCAACCATAACACTCTCTAAACCAAAAACCTAATATCCCTTCAAATTTATTACATTTCTCCCGGCCCGTCTTTTAAAAATGGACGCCCTCTTTCACCACCGTAAGAATGATAATGAGGACAACCCCTCCGACGACTCCTCTGAAAACACCGGTTATGGCTCCACAAATGAAGGCAACCGCCTTGGCTCAGATAACACCACTGGTGGCTATGGAGAGACAGAAGGAAACCGCTATGGCTCGGAAAACAAAGCCTCTGGAGGCTATGGAGAGACCGAAGGCAACCGCGATGGCTCATCAGACTTCACCGCCGCCACCGGTGGTGGTGGCTATGGCTCCACTGAGACTACCCGTTACGGTGACTCAGAGACAAAGAAGTATGGAGAGGAAGGTGGAGGGTACGGTGACTCGGAGACAAAGAAGTATGGAGAGGAAGGTGGTGGTTATGGTGACTCGGAAACGAAGAAGTATGGAGAGGAAGGTGGTGGTTATGGTGGATCGGAGACGAACAAGTATGGAGAGGAAGGTGGAGGGTATGGTGACTCGGAGACAAAGAAGTATGGAGAAGAAGGTGGTGGTTATGGTGGCTCGGAGACAGACAAGTATGGAGAGGAAGGTGGTACTGGTGGTACTGGTGGTTATGGTGACTCAGAGACGAAACGGTACGGAGAGGAAGAAGGTGGTACTGGTGGCTATGGTGACTCGGA encodes:
- the LOC110784816 gene encoding glycine-rich cell wall structural protein 1.8 isoform X2 gives rise to the protein MDALFHHRKNDNEDNPSDDSSENTGYGSTNEGNRLGSDNTTGGYGETEGNRYGSENKASGGYGETEGNRDGSSDFTAATGGGGYGSTETTRYGDSETKKYGEEGGGYGDSETKKYGEEGGGYGDSETKKYGEEGGGYGGSETNKYGEEGGGYGDSETKKYGEEGGGYGGSETDKYGEEGGTGGTGGYGDSETKRYGEEEGGYKNSESGESEEPRRDYDKEEKKHKRVEQISGLGAVASGAYALYEKHQTKKDPENAHRHKIAEEIAAVGAVASGGFAFHEHHEKKGVKEDREESQQSEGKEKKKHHFF